Part of the Oncorhynchus mykiss isolate Arlee chromosome 12, USDA_OmykA_1.1, whole genome shotgun sequence genome, TCGGAGTTTGAGTGGAATTGGCTATTGCGATGTTGTTTACCTTGTGCGTCACAATATTTGTATCTGAGTCTATAGTCAAAGCCCATGGGCTTGTTTCTTGATCGAGTGGGCCCTGGATAGGGTTTTGAGTGAGAGCAGGGGTAATTTGATAGTTTACGTCCTCGCTAATGGTGTTAATTTCGTCGGACCTGTTCTCAGGCAATTCCATGACTAGTCATGGTGACTTAATTTTTTCCTCTTTCTCAAATTCTTTAAGCTTTTGTACTTCTCTTAACAGATATTCTAGAGAGTATAGGTCTACGTTTTTGATCATCATTGAACCCTTTGTTACCCTTGTGCCCTGACACTTTGTGTGGGGGGGTGGGTGCAGGAACGTAGCGTTCAGGTTGATTGTAGCGGTAGTCGTTTCGCTGGCGACGTTCTTTATAGTTATTTGGACCGCGGTGGTTATTGGTTTTGTGGTAGATACTGTTGTTGTGCAGTCATCTCTCAACACTCATATCCCTGATAAAGCCCCTTCTAACTGGAGTTAGTGCTCCTGTTCAATATTGAAAACCGAGATGTCAGGGCTCTTAGGGCGGCTCACTTTTTATGTCTCAAAAGCTTTGCTTGCAAACTCTCTGAGTTCTGAGATTGGCAAACCAATGTGGACTGTAAGGCACAAGTAGTTAATGAAGTTGGGATACAAGATCGACAGAAAAATGTTGTTTGAATGGTAATAGCTCTTCCATTCCTAtttcagtgagtaggccaaagtaagctgaacgaAGCCCATGATAGTATGCTTGTGGGTGTTCAATCCAAGCTTGTTTGACAGTGTTAGTCAGCAAGCTGTCGTGTTTGCGAGTCGCAGAACCACTGAATTCTATTTTCAAAGCCGTGGCAAGTGTCACAGAGTCGTTTTGCACGTGTTGCTGTTGTAGACAGATTAACCTTGTCACATGTCTATTCGACGTTCGCTTCAACAGGTAAAGCCTGTCAGTACCCGTAGCGTTAGGGTAGCCATCCAAGGCGTCCTCTATGTCTGCTAAGAACATCTGTGTCGTTTTTGCTTCCCTGGAACGGGGTCAAAGGTGCGGAAGTTTTTGCCGATTTTGTCAAGGCGTTCCATGTCAAGTGCGTGGAGAGGGTTGACTTCATCCTGTGGGAAATTTTGGGCCgtaaggccaagaggagaagccCAGCTTTGGCTTTGTTGGTGTGGAGGCGCCATATTACTCTGTGCCGGATGGCCAAGAGGAAAAGACTGAGGGACACCTGAGAGAGGTAAGGTCTGAAACCTTCTGTCGTTTTCACTCGTTTGTGTACCGAGCTCCGGTTGCGAGCTTGGTTGCTTTGTTGGTCAGTCACGCTGTAGCGCATGACTGTTCTGGAGTTCCTCCAGGTGGTATctaagggtggtattctgctgcataGGAGTTTTGTCATCCAACTTGGTTATTGTGTTCATTAACTGATCGCCTTTGGTCTGCAGATGTATCTAGTTTGGTGTGGATTTCGTCCTATTTATTTTTTGGCTAAATTGAGTAGTTCCTGTAGAAGACGATTTTGTTCAAGAGTTTGTGCTCGTTCGTCATCATACGTTTTTGCCATTTCTTTTAATTGTTCCGTTCTCAAGCGCAGTTCCTCGGCTAGCAGTATCCTTTTTTGGGGTCTCTACTGTGGTACTGGACCAATGTCAATCTCTGCTGGCGCCCATACTTCAGGGCTAAACTGGAGAGAACCTTTACAAGGCCTGCGCCTGATGGTTTATTTTGGAGGATGTTTATCTCAATTTCTGCCGTTTTTTCGCTTATGGCATAGTTTGGGTTTGCATCCCTGCTGAGGTCCTTATCTGAAAGATCAACCTGGTAAAAATGTTTGTTTGGAAATGTAACTTCCTTGTTAAATcaaatgagacaaggacacccaaTCAGTTAAGATTGGTTGGATATTATAAAGTGCAACCAGTTGTTACAGATGTGAGAAAAAAGTGTAGATTTTATCACAAGAGGTGATTTACCCCTGAAAACTGAAATCACACGGGATTCCAGCAAAGGCGGTGCTTCCGTCACCCAAAGCGCGGGATTTCCGCTGTGAACAAAGGAGAATGGCTTGTCTCTGTTTGTTATCTTAGCTTCTAATGCAGGGGTTCTTAaaactttttcagcctgggacccaaGTTAGAAATGTTGTGTTTTCCTGTGACCCAAGCTTaggaaaatatgcaactataTGTAAATATCGGTACATTTCATTGTCCTTATGCCGAAAGCAAATCcaatatagacaaaaacaaataacaattaaataaaatattcaattaaatatatattcatgtttattttccaccattaaaaacactcttacatatctgtctaggttggaactgttgctgttaaattAGAATAAATAATTTTAATTCTGAACTGGAAcaaactgattgatcacatcacacagattaGTAACAGAACGCACACACAAGCTTTTTGATAgtgcaaccctaagtaacagtacagatgaaaaatgatcaggcctactgtacttcTTATTGTAGAAATTATTGTTGAAAgaaagtctaggttggaactgatGCTGTTTAAAATACAATACACATGTTTTATTCTGAACTAGAATAAACTGATTGAACACATCAGACAGATGTAGACcaggtaatacacacacacagtcctaatgagaggtgtgtggctggttgaagttttcaacaagcTTGTCTATTTTGGGCTCAGTTTTTGACAGTGCAACATTGAGGTCATACTCAGCAATGAGGTTATTTATGCACTTGTTCTTTAAGTATGTCAGAGTTGAGAACCCTgactcacataggtatgtggtaccaaactggatcagaacatcTACTGTTTCCCAGTCAGGCAGGAGGCcgcttcctgctgtagatgagcaacccagaactgtgtgagtgtttgCCTCAAAAAGCATCTTGCATCAATCAGTTTATTCTAGTTAAGAAAACAAATTattacttgtattttaacagcaacagttccaacgtAGACTAGTTTTCAACaataatttctacagtaagatgtacagtaggcctgataatctttcatcttcatctgtactgttactaAGGGTTGCACCATCAGTATGCCGCTAATAAATAAAACCTTCCATTCAGGAGGCTGTGTAACTTACAAGGCCACAGGATTGTTTGAAAGCGAAACTCACATCTACTACTATGAGAGTtagtactcccttatttctgcttaTCATCGCCTGTTATAAAATTACAACAATGCCTTGCTAGCTGACTTACTTTTCTACTgtcgaagcactgtttcctgaagcattctgccctgttctgaaaaAACTCCCTGGGTTTACCATCATGCTGTCTGTTTGGTCAGGACGTGTCGTTTGACTAATTTGTTGGTTTTGAGAGACTCATTACTAACGTTAAGCACTTCCCCGCACAAAACACATTGTGGACGCTCCTCGTTATTTCTCAAAGTTTGTATGAAAGAGAAACTCATCCCTGTATTTGGGTTTCATGAGAATTCAGCTCAGACAGAACTTGTGGCTAGCATGAGTACATTTGATGATAGCGGTGAGTGATGGCGAGTGGGAATGACAAGTCAGTGGCTGACAGggcatcatctgctgctgaataACAGCGCTGCATCGTGTGTCGTGGAGTGATCTTCAAGAAAACTGCAGAAAAAAGATCCGGTGAACCGCGAAGCACATGAgcatctccctctcccactcacgcagctgccaaactgagcagagacCACTGCTAAGCAGAGAGCACACTGAAGAGAGAGCACAGATGCACTTGGCCAAATTACTTGGCctcataaactgaacaagttccacagacatgtgactaacagaaattgaataatgtgcccCTGAACAAAAAGGGGTCAAAATccaagtaacagtcagtatctggtgtggccaccagctgcattaagtactgcagtgcatctcctcctcgtggatttgccagttcttgctgtgagatgttaccccactcttccaccaaggcacctgcaagttcccggacatttctggggggaatggctctagccctcaccttccgatccaacaggtcccagatgtgctcaatggtattgagatccaggctcttcgctggccatagcagaacactgacattcctgtcttgcaggaaatcacacccagaacgagcagtatggctggtggcattgtcatgttggagggtcatgtcaggatgagcctgcaggaagggtaccacatgagggagtaggatgtcttccctgtCTTCCCTTGATAAATGTTTAATGTTTCTCAATGCCCAATGCCCAATGCCCAATTTGGATACCATAAAAGATAAAATAAGTTGATACCTGATTTTCGTTTTGGTTTTCAGCTAGAAAAATGACAAAACTATATTAATTTCCTCGTTTTGGCATTGCTGAGATGAAAGGAAATAGGAATTATCCATAAGCACACGGACCGGGTCTCCTGATCATTTCATGTTTGGTTAATGATATTTGTCCCTCATGAGACACTGTAGACGTGGAAGCTTGAGCAACTCATCCACGCCTTTATTTCATCCCGTCTGGACTATTGTAATGCTATTTTTGTTGGCGCATCTGCCAAGTGCCTAAACAGGCTACAATATGTCCAGAACTGTGATGCACATGTCCTCACCCACACCGCAAGCACATTACTCCAGTGCTGTTCAACCTCCACTGGCTCCCCATATGCTCACAAATCGACTACAAAATCCTGGTTCACACCTACCAAGCTATCCACAACTCTGGACCAAAGTACCTGTCTGACCTCATTCTACCCTcctgccccacacacaccctTCGCTCCTCCAGGTTTGTCTCCCCGCAGCAGACTAAAAACTATGGGTGACGGTTTTCAGTTGCGCTACTCCACAGCTGTGGAACGCACTTCCAGACACTATTAGGGCTGCAGAATCTCTGTCCTCCTTTAAGGCACAGCTCAAGACCGTGCTGTTCAGAAAAGCTTTCAAGGACCTCTGCTTATTCTGTTCTCATGTTCCCTGGATCTGGCGACACTTATAGCTTTGATTGTtgtttgtgttctgtgttttggattaaaaaatatatatttaatttattctttacaaattaaaaaatatatattgttattATGTTAGTGGGAAAATTGACATCTtcaaaacccaaccttcatttaccAGTTGTGACACACGGATGATCCAACCTCAGCTTAAGAGAGACTGattttatgaccaaaattattcTATTTACACTTTCTAGTAAATGTTGACACTAGAATAACTTTTTACGACTCATATCGATGTCCTTAAGGTTTTTTTCAAAGAGATTCGTTGCTTTTTAAAAGCAGTCGCTCTTTAAGAGGGGTTCCTGCAGATGCAGTAACGCCCCGAATAGCGGGCCGCAATCAGATCATTCTCCATCTCTCGTGATCCTGCGACAGTGACTTGTCAAGTGCGCAGTAGGGTGTCTGATTTAAAATGACCCGTGCTATCCGCGATTCCCCACAATCGGTACCCAAAgtggtgcacgttttgttttttgccctagaactacacacctgatttaaaTAATCACCAATCTTTTATAATTTCAATCAACTGTGTAGTgttaaagaaagaaaaaaaggtgCATTCTAGACGTCCAAATGATACCTGCTTGCAGTGACCAATTTAAAACGATGGACTTTATTCAAGCCAATAAGACCGTCTAATGTATGTGCTCTCTCCAATCAGGATTGGACCGAGTGAAGAAAAGCGAGTGTGTACGGAAACGACCGAAACGCATACTGATATAACTGGGTTTAGTGCGTAGATTTGATAGTGCTCGGTCTTCTGTGGACGGACAGTTTGGCCAGCCAAGATTGTCTAAAGTGAAAGAAAAAACAACTGGATGATGAGTTATCGAAGACAGAATATGAAGTGTCTTAAAATATTGTCTATAACCGTCGCGCTGTTGATAGCGCACAGCGCTGCTATTATAAGGTAACATATTTTCGTCAGTTGCTTGGTTAACTTTTGAATAACGCAAGTAATTATTCTTTCGCCATCCCGTGATGAGTATAGAATAAGCTATCTCTGGAGTAGTTTAATTTCCTGACGTTAGGCAATTATTATTGCCAATTTTACATGCATGTTTGTTTAGGCACATGTTGTTCGAATTTTGGTACACCCACAGAACGTTTCCATAACGCTGGCATGTTCATGACATCTATCTCCTAAAGTTTGAATTGAAGTTAACATAGATTGTACATAATAACGAAGCAATTAAGTTGTAAAATAGAATCAAGCTGCTCGTAAATGTATGGGAACATCAGTATAAAACAGGAAGTACGTTAGAGCGCACGAGTTTTGAATTATTTGTTAAACAAATTACGACCGAAACTAATGTATCATATCAATGATCCCTTAGAATTCCCCTCCACAAGACGCGCAGTATGCGCCGCCTAATGAACGACAATGGGATGAGTTTTGAACAACTCCAGGACATGGCCAAGACCGTTGGTGGTGCAGGAGCTGACACACCAACACCCTTACCAGCAACCACTCAGAGCCCGAAAGTGCCAGTTGAGAGACTCACTAACTTCATGGATGTAAGTGGATATTGTCACTAGGCCTCGTTTAACTCTAGCTTGTTCTAGGTTGACTGAAACAACAAGTAAAGCCAGGGTTCTCCAGGAgttgggtgtgcaggcttttgttccaacccTTACCCTTCATAACATGCCCAATCTGATAATCATGGCCCAGATTGAAGGttatgagatgtgtgtgtgtgtgtgtgtgtgtaatttatttatttggttTAATAAAGCTTGCACATTAAGTATCTCCCCAAGAGTTAGGAAAAGAGAACTGTAGTATAGACTTATGCTTATTTATCGTATGAATGTGGTGTTTATGTCAAATCTCTCTACAGGCTCAGTACTATGGGGTGATCAGCATAGGCACACCACCCCAGGACTTTACTGTGCTGTTTGACACTGGCTCCTCCAACCTGTGGGTGCCCTCCATTCACTGCTCCTTCCTGGATGTTGCATGCTGTGAGTCAGTCTATTATTGCCTTTGTTGCACTTCACCATAgccacaggaagtaggggtgcaaAAATAAAAGATGCAACGATTTCTACGATTTTAGTTACGGTTCATATAAGGAAAGAAATCAATTGAAATTAAATTATTtggcccaaatctatggatttcacatcacTTGGATAgatatagatatgcatctgttggacaCAGATACCTTGTCTGCCTCATGCAAACATCTCCTTCGCATCGagttgatcaggctattgattTTGGCACgtttgtcccactcttcaatgggTGTGTCATGCATGTCgatccagaacatcccaaacatgctcactGGGTGCAGGCcagtctgagtatgcaggccatggaagcaCTGGGATATTTTCAATTTCCAGGAATTGTgaacagatccttgtgacatggggccgtgcatgatcatgctgaaacatgaagtgatggaggtggatgaatggcacggcaatgggcttcaggatctcgtcGCAGTATACTGTGCATTCAAACTGccttcgataaaatgcaattgtgttcgttgtctgtagcttatgcctgcccagaCCTTAACCCTACTGAcaccatggagcactctgttcacaacgttgacacccgcaaaccactcacccacacaatGCCGAACACACTATCTACCATCTgctcggtacagttgaaactggcattcgtctgtgaagagcacacttctccagcatgccagtggccattgaaggtgaacatttgcccactgaagtcggttacgacgccaaactgcagtcaggtcaagacccttgtGAGGACGGCGAGCACACAGATCTTCCCAGAGACTGTTTCTGACAATTTGTGCACAAATTCTTTGTGAAAATTctgtttcatcagttgtccgggtggctggtctcagacggtcccgcaggtgaagaaactggatgtggaggtcctgggctggaatGTTTACACGTGGTATGCGTTAAGCCGactggaagtactgccaaattctctaaaaggacgttggaggcggcttatggtagagaaattaacattaattcctgcagtcagtgtgccaatttgcacgctccctcaacttgacacaactgcagATTTTAGTGgcatttattgtccccagcacacaaagcttctttatatgccacacttgtcaagtggatggattatcttggcaaaggagaaatgctcactaacagggatgtaaacaaatttgtgcccaaaATCAAACTTTTTGAGCGTATGGGATCTTTTGATTTCAGGTCATAAAACATGGAACCagccactttacatgttgcatttatatatttgttcagtgtatatacagtacaagtcatcAGTTTGGACACCAACTAATTCCAGaatgttttattttgtattattttctacattgtagaagacatcaactatgaaataacacatggaatcatgtagtaaccaaaaaagtgttaaacataaaACAAATAATCTTatatttgatgacagctttgcacactcttggcattctctcaaccaacttaaTGAGGTAGTTACctaaaatgcatttcaattaacaggtgtgccttgtttaaagtacatttgtggaatttctttcctaaaTGCATtcgagtcaatcagttgtgttgtgacaaggtaggggtggtatatagaatatagccCTAtgtggtaaaagatcaagtccatattatggcaagaacagctaaaataagcaaagagaaatgacagtccatcattactttaagacatgaaggtcagtcaatccgttttaaaaaatgtagtcGCAAAAATCTTtgagtgctatgatgaaactggctctcatgaggactggcacaggaaaggaagacccagagtgacctctgctgcagaggataagttcattagagttaactgcacctcagattgcagcccaaataaatgcttaagagttcaagtaacagacacatctcgacatcaactgttcagaggagactgtgaatcaggctttcatggtagaattgctgcaaagaaattaCTTAAGGACCCCAATAATAAGGAGAGActtccttgggccaagaaacatgagcaatggacattagtccgggggaaatctgtccttttggtctgagtcaaaatttgagatttttggttctaaccgccgtgtccttgtgagatgcagagtaggtgaacagatctctgcatgcgtggttcccaccgtgaagcatggaagtgggggttgctttgctggtgacactgtcggtgattgattgatttataagtcaaggcacacttaaccagcatggctaccacagaattctgcagcgttacgccattccatctggtatGCCCTTAGTGGGactcgtttgtttttcaacagggcaatgacctgacacttccaggctgtgtcagggctatttgaccaaggagagtgatggagttcatcagatgacctggcctccacaatcacccgacctcaacccaattgagacggtttgggatgagttggaccgcagagtgaaggaaaagcaaccaacaagtgctcagcatatgtgggaactccttcaagatggttggaaaagcattccaggtgaagctggttgagagaattccaagagtgtgcaaagctgtcattaagccATAGGGTAGCTAATCTCAAATATTTTGgggttacatgattccatatgtgttatttcattagtATTAAATGTCTTCactaaaaatagtaaaaataaagaacccttgaatgattaggtgtgtccaagcttttgactggtactgtgtattttGTGGAAATTTTAGATATTCTTCACAAGTAGTGCACTTGGTccattagtagtcctgtattagtggaccaATCTAGACATCTGTAGCGCGGGCAAAACATTTTCTTCAGCATCTCAGCTTTGTCAAAAAGGTAGTTGTATAATTAAGAACAGTATCGTGTGGTGTTCAATAGTTGGAATTGTATGAGTTGttgccctgtccctttctctgcgatcattctaatggaatccagaaaaaACAAAACCCTCTCCTTAAACATGTTACATCAAAAGGTGCAAAGTTATTGGCAAAGAAACAAAACATccatcaattaaaaaaaaaaaaaagttattgatcaaataacatggaaaacaaccactTTTTGTGCAATATTAATTACCATCCTTACAAACTTAATGTAAATTAacattactgtattgtacatTGGCTGGTCATCTAGGTTTGTACCTGTGGATTTTCCATCACAAATGCACAATACGTTATTGAGTACATTGAGACATCAAGTGGTTTGTGACATGGCTGAGTTGATTGAGCATGGCTCTTGCAAcgctagggttgtgggttcgattcccacgggggaccaatataaaaatgtatgcactcactataAGTTCCTCTGCATAAGAGCATCTACTAACATGTAAAAGGAATGAATAGATCATTTCAGTTTCCACAGAAACAAGctgcatttgcaaagtatttcaagaaactggaaAACCTATATCAAATGTAGAGAATTATCAGACTCAACAAATGCTAGTAAACActgaaatacaattattttgttTTACAGTAGTGCACTGGGTCTTCACTTCCTGTATTAGCGGACAATATAGGTATTCAGCGCAGGCATTGTTTTGCACCCCCCCCTGTCGGCGTAGCACCCCCTGCCCCAAATTACTTCCCGTGGCGATGCACTTCACTCATAACATATGGTTATAACATAGTATAGTATATCTGCTGAGTCGCCTATGGATGTCAATTTAAGGCCCCCCCCACaccgctctgattcagaggggttgggttaaatgcggaagacacatttcagttgtacaactgactaggtatctccctttatcATATAGTCATGAGATGGGTGCTAAAGTTGCATAAACGTTTAATTTTTTTTGCTCATCCATGCTTTAGCATGCTGTACTGGAAGTGATATTCATCGTTTTAAGGCGGCATGAGGGACATGTTTGTTTTGTATGAAAATGAGTGCCATTTATCCAACCTGAGACAGTTGTCAACTTTATGTACACCTCTGCTTAGGGCTCCACCATCGTTATAACTCCAAGAAGTCGAGCACGTACGTTCAGAATGGCACCAAATTCTCCATCCAGTATGGCAGAGGCAGCTTGTCTGGGTTCATCAGTGGGGACACTGTCTTTGTAAGtggactgttgtgtgtgtgtgcacatgttgtTCATTTGCATTCCTCTCATTTAAGTGGACAAATCCACAGAATTTTACCATTGTCCATTTTAAGTGATGGAATGTGGAGCATAGTCTGCATACCATTTCTTACTGTGTATTGTCTGTAAACCTCACGGTTTGTGTTCACGAACAATCTGCTTTGTACATCAGTTCCTGTtcttcactccatccctctctcagtTGGCGGGCATGCAGGTCACTGGTCAACAGTTTGGTGAGGCCGTGAAGCAACCTGGCATCACGTTTGCAGTGGCACGCTTTGACGGGGTGCTGGGCATGGGCTACCCTACCATATCTGTCAACAAGATAACCCCTGTGTTTGACACCGCCATGGCTGCCAAGCTGTTGCCTCAGAACATATTTTCCTTCTATATTAGCAGGTTGGTTTTAgggatttttttctctcctttttaATACATTCCTACTGAGGGCCGTAGGTCAATGTGTGGTTTGACTTGTGATTTTGTTTTTaagccacttttttttttttttttaaagctgtgtTTACCGTTGGAGGTCAACTGAAAggagtttatttttatttgagcTGGGATATTTTTAGCTCCTGTTATCCTGAAATTCTTTAACCACACTTGCTGTCATATTTCCTCGGAAATAAGTgaaatagttcacctaatttcagtttgtgacaacaAGCAcgttatagtgtagagaatcattgtaccatctagaccactgaaatatattttccattttACCAAACATATTGTATTTagagctgtttgaagctggtgtacaaaactgaaagtaaaacagcaaaaacaaaacttaagaatgggaagcaaaGAAATAGAACATCTTCTGCTTAGACTTGCATTCAAtgagtgacagatctataacacacatttctatgtgaattgggttgggtcacccaaaaagttacatattgcagctttaaaatgtatttatttttgtaggtAACGTCTATGAACTTAAACCACCGGTTAATTCATTTTCATAACTTGTACAACCTTATTCTTGTTGTCACTATCTTCAATGGGGTTAAGGCAATACAATTACATATCTGATAGTAGATTGAACTAAACTTGTACCCCCTTTTGATATCCTGTTCCTCAGGGAGCCATTTGCTGCTGTAGGAGGAGAGCTGATGCTGGGAGGCACGGACCCACTGTACTACACTGGAGACCTTCACTATGTCAATGTCACACGCAAGGCCTATTGGCAGATTGAGATG contains:
- the LOC110538020 gene encoding cathepsin D, producing the protein MMSYRRQNMKCLKILSITVALLIAHSAAIIRIPLHKTRSMRRLMNDNGMSFEQLQDMAKTVGGAGADTPTPLPATTQSPKVPVERLTNFMDAQYYGVISIGTPPQDFTVLFDTGSSNLWVPSIHCSFLDVACWLHHRYNSKKSSTYVQNGTKFSIQYGRGSLSGFISGDTVFLAGMQVTGQQFGEAVKQPGITFAVARFDGVLGMGYPTISVNKITPVFDTAMAAKLLPQNIFSFYISREPFAAVGGELMLGGTDPLYYTGDLHYVNVTRKAYWQIEMSSVEVGNQLTLCKAGCQAIVDTGTSLITGPAEEVRALQKAIGALPLLMGEYWIDCKKVSSLPIITFNLGGKMFNLTGDDYIIMESQMGQKICLSGFMAMNIPPPAGPLWILGDVFIGRYYSVFDRDADRVGFAPAK